One part of the Phoenix dactylifera cultivar Barhee BC4 chromosome 4, palm_55x_up_171113_PBpolish2nd_filt_p, whole genome shotgun sequence genome encodes these proteins:
- the LOC120110633 gene encoding tropomyosin beta chain-like: MNYGAFMDSTLCSAVRHLHETETLMHIVQDYRERARRHQRGHEEAEARCLASEAERQALQARVGAAEDEVRALTAELEEEKGAHTLARSEVRAVEARLAESELALATHEQEVGNARLKTLELEREIKNLERKAAYHEAREQEAREQAQDALDLCFDLIFG; the protein is encoded by the exons ATGAACTACGGCGCCTTCATGGACTCCACCCTTTGCTCTGCCGTCCGG CATCTGCACGAGACGGAGACGCTGATGCATATCGTGCAAGACTACCGGGAGCGAGCCCGGAGGCATCAGCGGGGGCACGAGGAGGCCGAGGCAAGGTGCCTGGCGTCCGAGGCCGAGCGCCAGGCGCTCCAAGCAAGGGTGGGAGCGGCTGAGGACGAGGttcgagctctgaccgccgagctcgaagaggagaagggcgcgcacacgTTGGCGAGATCTGAAGTGCGCGCCGTGGAGGCTCGTTTGGCCGAGTCCGAGCTGGCGCTGGCCACCCACGAGCAAGAGGTGGGGAACGCCCGCCTCAAAACcttagagctcgagcgggaAATAAAAAACCTCGAGCGGAAAGCCGCgtaccacgaggctcgggagcaagaggctcgggagcaggccCAAGACGCG CTTGACTTGTGCTTTGATTTGATTTTCGGTTGA
- the LOC103698246 gene encoding scopoletin glucosyltransferase-like has protein sequence MDLHIFFLPFLAPGHMIPMIDLARLLADRGAKATIITTTANVPLIQPTIDLANNSRHHQIQLLAIPFPYSESGILEGHENITALPNPAIPPEFHAAMCMLEAPFRQLAKDHHPDCIISDFHYPWSASLARELGIPRLLLHITSFFSIILLGVTSRLKPHESVASDEQPFVVPEIPHRIEMTRSQLPGFIIGTESDLHKQLDDSNRSSYGMIINSFYEMEHDYVDQLKERGDMKLWHVGPVSLRNQDLHDKVVRGDKASADCDRCLSWLDTRKPRSVLYICFGSLGRFTRTQLCEIASGLEASEHPFIWVVRYGGEPSEWLPEGFEERVICRGRGLIINGWAPQLLILNHEAVGGFVTHCGWNSSLEGASAGLPMITWPLFAEQFFNEKLIVDVLRIGIAIGVKVCRCKEEERMMVRREEIRRAVNELMGSGEEADGRRERAREVGKMARRAVDEGGSSYNELSSLIEELLSLKAGKTQSGKAGE, from the coding sequence ATGGATCTCCACATCTTCTTCTTGCCATTTCTTGCCCCGGGCCACATGATTCCCATGATCGACCTTGCTAGGCTCTTAGCTGACCGTGGAGCCAAGGCCACCATCATCACAACCACTGCAAACGTCCCCCTCATCCAACCGACCATAGACCTCGCCAACAACTCTCGCCACCACCAAATCCAGCTCCTTGCCATTCCCTTCCCCTATTCGGAATCCGGCATCCTTGAAGGCCATGAAAACATCACCGCATTGCCCAACCCAGCCATCCCCCCTGAATTCCATGCGGCCATGTGCATGCTCGAGGCCCCCTTCAGGCAGCTTGCCAAAGACCACCACCCCGACTGCATCATATCCGACTTCCACTACCCGTGGTCGGCCAGCCTCGCCCGTGAGCTCGGCATACCAAGGCTTCTCCTCCACATTACGAGCTTCTTCTCCATCATCCTCCTTGGTGTCACCAGTCGTCTCAAGCCCCACGAGAGCGTCGCTAGCGACGAGCAGCCCTTTGTTGTGCCGGAGATTCCCCATCGGATCGAGATGACACGGTCGCAGCTCCCTGGCTTCATCATAGGAACCGAAAGCGACCTCCACAAACAGTTGGATGACTCCAATCGCTCGAGCTATGGCATGATAATAAATAGCTTCTATGAGATGGAGCACGACTATGTCGATCAACTTAAGGAGAGAGGCGACATGAAACTGTGGCATGTCGGCCCGGTGTCGCTACGCAATCAGGACCTGCATGATAAAGTAGTGAGAGGAGACAAGGCCTCCGCAGACTGCGACCGCTGCTTGAGTTGGTTGGATACTAGGAAGCCGAGATCGGTTCTCTACATCTGTTTTGGGAGCTTAGGTCGATTCACCCGCACTCAGCTTTGCGAGATTGCGTCGGGCCTCGAGGCTTCGGAGCACCCGTTCATTTGGGTGGTGAGATACGGCGGTGAACCGTCGGAATGGCTGCCGGAGGGGTTTGAGGAGAGGGTGATATGCAGAGGGAGAGGATTGATCATAAATGGATGGGCACCTCAGCTGCTTATATTGAACCATGAAGCCGTCGGGGGATTTGTGACGCACTGTGGCTGGAACTCCTCCTTGGAAGGTGCGAGCGCCGGGTTGCCGATGATCACTTGGCCGCTCTTTGCCGAGCAATTCTTCAATGAGAAGCTGATTGTGGATGTTCTCAGGATCGGAATTGCGATCGGGGTGAAGGTATGCCGTtgcaaggaggaggagaggatgatGGTGAGGAGGGAGGAGATAAGGAGGGCGGTAAATGAGTTGATGGGAAGCGGAGAGGAAGCGgatgggaggagagagagagcaagggaGGTAGGGAAGATGGCAAGGAGGGCTGTGGACGAGGGGGGTTCTTCTTATAATGAATTGAGCAGTTTGATAGAGGAATTGCTTAGTCTTAAAGCTGGTAAGACCCAGTCAGGTAAGGCTGGAGAATGA